A genome region from Pseudomonas sp. S06B 330 includes the following:
- a CDS encoding lysylphosphatidylglycerol synthase transmembrane domain-containing protein, protein MNRLLWLPLALILALLVPVLLGGSDLLARLRAFDPGLMLGLLGMIVLCWVINTIRLRLLLGNHRTRLGRLRSLGVIMATEFAICTTPGGSGGPLTLMALLARDRIGPAHSGAVFAADQINDLLFFLCALLGIAGYTLFHTLNRSLEGLLLSSALLMFGVLIGGVALVTYRQVLLRLTGSLLRRLKVSTAKRRRWTRKVLHFFRALAETWRLPKRTLALVFALTCLHWSLRYSVLYLALLGLGVNLQWILSFLVQMLSLSAGQFSLLPGGAGAAELTSATLLTPMVGKSTAAAAIVIWRAVTYYFYLIVGGPVFLCLLGRPLLERLRLRLARARR, encoded by the coding sequence GTGAACCGTCTGCTCTGGCTGCCCTTGGCGCTGATCCTGGCGTTGTTGGTCCCTGTCCTGCTCGGCGGCAGCGATTTGCTGGCACGACTACGCGCCTTTGACCCCGGCTTAATGCTTGGATTGCTCGGTATGATTGTGCTGTGCTGGGTCATCAACACCATCCGTCTGCGCTTGCTGCTGGGCAACCATAGAACCCGACTGGGACGGTTGCGCAGCCTTGGGGTGATCATGGCAACCGAGTTCGCCATCTGTACCACCCCAGGTGGCAGTGGGGGCCCGCTGACCTTGATGGCCTTGCTGGCCCGCGACCGCATCGGCCCGGCACACAGCGGGGCAGTATTCGCCGCCGACCAGATCAACGACCTGCTGTTCTTTCTCTGCGCCCTGCTGGGGATCGCCGGCTACACCCTGTTCCACACCCTTAACCGCAGCTTGGAAGGCCTACTACTGAGCAGTGCCCTGCTGATGTTCGGGGTGTTGATCGGCGGGGTAGCCCTGGTCACTTATCGACAGGTACTGCTGCGTCTGACCGGGAGCTTGTTGCGTAGGTTGAAAGTGTCTACCGCCAAGCGTCGGCGCTGGACGCGTAAAGTGCTGCATTTCTTTCGCGCGCTGGCCGAAACCTGGCGCCTGCCCAAGCGCACCCTGGCCCTGGTGTTTGCCTTGACCTGCCTGCATTGGAGTTTGCGTTACAGCGTGTTGTACCTGGCTTTGCTCGGGCTGGGCGTGAACCTGCAATGGATTCTCAGCTTTCTGGTACAGATGCTGTCGTTGAGCGCCGGCCAATTCAGCCTGTTGCCAGGTGGTGCCGGTGCCGCCGAACTGACCTCAGCTACCCTGCTGACGCCCATGGTGGGGAAATCCACAGCGGCGGCGGCCATCGTTATCTGGCGAGCGGTGACTTATTACTTCTACCTGATAGTCGGTGGCCCGGTGTTTCTCTGCCTGCTCGGCCGACCGCTTTTGGAACGCTTGCGCCTCAGGTTGGCGCGGGCTCGTCGCTAG
- the purU gene encoding formyltetrahydrofolate deformylase, which yields MRTYRLVIACPDRVGIVAKVSNFLASYNGWINEASHHSDEQSGWFFMRHEIRAQTLPFGIEAFREAFAPIAEEFSMVWRITDTDQKKRVVLMASRESHCLADLLHRWHAKELDCDIPCVISNHNDLRSMVEWHGIPFFHVPVDPQDKQPAFAEVSRLVKEHGADVVVLARYMQILPPQLCQEYAQQVINIHHSFLPSFVGAKPYHQASLRGVKLIGATCHYVTEELDAGPIIEQDVVRVSHSDSIEDMVRFGRDVEKMVLARGLRYHLEDRVLVHGNKTVVFN from the coding sequence ATGCGCACCTACCGGCTGGTGATTGCTTGCCCCGACCGCGTTGGCATCGTCGCCAAAGTCAGTAATTTCCTGGCGTCCTATAACGGCTGGATCAATGAAGCGAGCCATCATTCCGATGAGCAAAGCGGTTGGTTCTTCATGCGTCACGAAATTCGCGCGCAAACTCTGCCATTTGGCATCGAGGCATTCCGCGAAGCATTTGCACCGATTGCCGAAGAGTTTTCCATGGTCTGGCGGATTACCGACACCGACCAGAAAAAACGCGTGGTATTGATGGCCAGCCGTGAATCCCACTGCCTGGCTGACTTGTTGCACCGCTGGCACGCCAAAGAACTCGATTGTGATATCCCTTGCGTGATCTCCAACCACAACGACCTGCGCAGTATGGTCGAGTGGCACGGCATTCCGTTCTTCCACGTACCCGTCGACCCGCAGGACAAACAACCGGCGTTTGCTGAAGTCTCGCGTCTGGTCAAGGAACACGGGGCCGATGTCGTGGTTCTGGCGCGCTACATGCAGATCCTGCCACCGCAACTGTGCCAGGAATATGCCCAGCAAGTGATCAACATTCACCACAGTTTCCTGCCCTCGTTCGTCGGTGCCAAGCCGTACCACCAGGCCTCGTTGCGTGGGGTGAAGTTGATCGGTGCGACCTGCCATTATGTAACTGAAGAGCTGGATGCCGGCCCGATCATCGAGCAGGATGTGGTGCGCGTCAGCCATAGCGACAGTATCGAAGACATGGTCCGCTTTGGCCGTGATGTCGAGAAGATGGTTCTGGCGCGTGGTCTGCGCTATCACCTGGAAGACCGGGTGCTGGTACATGGCAACAAGACGGTGGTGTTCAACTAA
- the mvaT gene encoding histone-like nucleoid-structuring protein MvaT — MSLINEYRATEEAIKELQARLANLSNDDKLKKELEFEGKLRNLMGEYQKSLRDIIALLDPEAKSSKAPRGAVKTTGTKRARKVKQYKNPHNGEVIETKGGNHKTLKEWKAKWGGDVVEGWATLLG, encoded by the coding sequence ATGTCGCTGATCAACGAATACCGCGCCACAGAAGAAGCCATCAAAGAACTGCAGGCCCGTCTGGCCAACCTGTCGAATGACGACAAGCTGAAGAAAGAGCTGGAGTTCGAAGGCAAACTGCGCAACCTGATGGGCGAATATCAGAAGTCGCTGCGCGATATCATTGCACTGCTCGACCCAGAAGCAAAATCGAGCAAAGCACCGCGTGGCGCAGTTAAAACCACTGGTACCAAGCGCGCGCGCAAGGTCAAGCAATACAAAAACCCACACAACGGTGAAGTCATCGAAACCAAAGGTGGCAACCACAAAACGCTGAAAGAGTGGAAAGCCAAGTGGGGTGGTGACGTGGTGGAAGGCTGGGCAACCCTGCTGGGTTAA
- a CDS encoding DUF2334 domain-containing protein yields MPDSTPETSAERSLLLVLHDVAPHTWSDYQPFVEAVDALGNIPITWLVVPDFHKRDSLAFAPGLRSMLDRRLQRGDELVLHGYYHADDSPPPRSVRDYFMRRIYTHEGEFYSLDQGVALERLHAGITLFQRFDWPLAGFVAPAWLMSEGTRQALRSLPLKYTSDPQYLYQLPQFTPISAPGLVCSARSAWRRGLSRLACELQAARLSQAPVIRLGLHPVDMRHGFTRRYWMRTLQQLLAQGRTPMTKSAWLSTRQAG; encoded by the coding sequence ATGCCTGATTCAACCCCTGAAACATCAGCCGAGCGCAGTCTGTTGCTGGTGCTGCATGACGTGGCCCCGCACACCTGGTCGGACTACCAACCCTTCGTCGAAGCGGTCGATGCCCTTGGCAACATCCCCATCACCTGGCTAGTGGTGCCGGACTTTCACAAACGTGATTCACTGGCATTCGCCCCCGGCCTGCGAAGCATGCTCGACCGACGTTTACAGCGCGGTGATGAACTGGTCCTGCACGGTTACTACCATGCTGATGACAGCCCACCGCCGCGCTCAGTGCGTGATTACTTCATGCGTCGCATCTACACCCATGAAGGCGAGTTCTACAGCCTCGACCAAGGCGTTGCCCTGGAGCGCCTGCACGCCGGGATAACATTGTTCCAGCGCTTCGACTGGCCGTTGGCCGGTTTCGTCGCCCCTGCCTGGTTGATGAGCGAAGGCACCCGCCAGGCATTGCGCAGCCTGCCGCTGAAGTACACCAGTGATCCGCAGTACCTCTACCAACTACCGCAGTTCACTCCCATCAGCGCTCCCGGGCTGGTCTGTAGCGCTCGCAGTGCGTGGCGCCGGGGTTTGTCTCGGCTGGCCTGCGAGCTACAGGCCGCGCGCCTGTCCCAGGCCCCGGTCATTCGCCTGGGATTACACCCGGTGGACATGCGCCATGGCTTTACCCGGCGCTATTGGATGCGCACCTTGCAGCAGCTATTGGCTCAAGGTCGCACGCCGATGACCAAGTCCGCCTGGCTGAGCACCAGGCAAGCCGGGTGA
- a CDS encoding glycosyltransferase family 4 protein, with the protein MLIVHIADITMFYAPASGGVRTYLDAKHRRLGLTPGVRHSLLIPGASPHHANGIYQVPAPALPFGNGYRFPLRLAPWRNVLQDLQPDLIEVGDPYLTAWAALDARRQLDVPVIGFYHSDLPLLVSNRMGNWFTPNVEAYVSKLYGNFDRVLAPSLVMAHKLRGLGIGNVHVQRLGVDLETFHPQHRDADLRRQLHIADSTHLLVFAGRGSREKNLPVLLDCMQRLGKHYHLLLVGSHMPSNVPANVSVIDHFCPAHEVARLLASADALVHAGDQETFGLVILEAMASAIPVIAVAAGAFEEIVNNRFGRLCQPNDGQAMARAVREVFEQGATQLGQEARRQAEQHYAWDSVVNGLLAHYRAVLGHELPVRVHA; encoded by the coding sequence ATGCTGATCGTGCACATCGCTGACATCACCATGTTCTACGCACCTGCCAGCGGCGGCGTGCGTACCTATCTTGATGCCAAACACCGCCGCTTGGGGCTCACCCCCGGTGTCCGCCACAGTCTGTTGATCCCTGGGGCCAGCCCCCACCACGCCAATGGCATCTATCAGGTGCCAGCACCGGCCCTGCCGTTTGGTAATGGCTACCGCTTTCCCCTGCGCCTTGCCCCCTGGCGCAACGTGTTACAAGACCTGCAACCGGATCTGATCGAAGTCGGCGACCCGTACCTGACCGCCTGGGCGGCCCTGGATGCCCGACGTCAACTCGATGTGCCGGTCATCGGCTTCTATCACTCTGATCTGCCGCTGCTGGTCAGCAACCGCATGGGCAATTGGTTCACCCCCAATGTCGAGGCCTATGTCAGCAAGCTGTATGGCAACTTCGACCGGGTCCTGGCTCCGAGCCTGGTGATGGCCCACAAACTGCGTGGCCTGGGGATCGGCAATGTGCATGTTCAGCGCCTTGGCGTTGACCTTGAGACCTTTCACCCGCAACACCGCGACGCAGACCTGCGTCGGCAGTTGCACATCGCTGACAGCACGCACCTGTTGGTGTTTGCTGGCCGGGGCTCGCGTGAGAAAAACCTACCCGTGCTGCTCGATTGCATGCAACGCCTGGGTAAGCACTACCACCTGTTACTGGTGGGCTCGCACATGCCTTCCAACGTGCCAGCCAACGTCAGCGTCATCGATCATTTCTGCCCAGCCCACGAAGTCGCCCGCCTGCTGGCCAGTGCCGATGCCTTGGTGCATGCCGGCGATCAAGAGACCTTTGGACTGGTCATCCTGGAAGCCATGGCCAGCGCCATCCCGGTGATTGCCGTAGCGGCCGGCGCATTCGAGGAAATCGTCAACAACCGCTTCGGCCGTCTGTGCCAACCCAATGACGGGCAGGCCATGGCCCGCGCCGTGCGCGAAGTCTTCGAACAAGGGGCGACACAACTGGGTCAGGAGGCACGCCGGCAGGCGGAGCAGCACTATGCCTGGGACAGCGTGGTCAACGGGTTGCTGGCCCACTACCGAGCAGTGCTCGGTCATGAACTGCCGGTGCGCGTCCATGCCTGA